In the Leptospira inadai serovar Lyme str. 10 genome, one interval contains:
- the ribE gene encoding 6,7-dimethyl-8-ribityllumazine synthase, translating to MPKELRAKLNGTGQKHCIIVSRFNEFIVESLLKGATEALLATGVEDKDITIVRIPGAYEFPLVVSKAASSKKYDSIICLGAVIRGATAHFDYVAGESAKVGSIGVQYSLPVAFGILTTDTIEQAIERAGTKAGNKGYEAALTAVEMVNLLALL from the coding sequence ATGCCTAAGGAACTCAGAGCAAAACTTAACGGTACAGGCCAAAAGCACTGTATCATCGTGTCCCGTTTTAACGAATTTATCGTGGAAAGTCTTTTGAAAGGAGCGACGGAAGCTTTACTTGCTACCGGCGTCGAAGACAAAGATATTACTATCGTCCGGATTCCCGGCGCGTACGAGTTTCCGCTTGTCGTTTCTAAAGCCGCCTCTTCCAAGAAATACGACTCCATTATTTGTTTAGGCGCCGTGATTCGCGGCGCAACCGCGCATTTCGACTATGTCGCAGGAGAATCCGCGAAGGTAGGCTCTATCGGAGTTCAGTACTCTCTCCCGGTGGCTTTCGGAATTCTGACGACGGATACCATCGAGCAAGCCATCGAAAGGGCCGGGACAAAAGCGGGTAACAAAGGTTATGAAGCCGCTCTGACTGCCGTTGAAATGGTGAATCTGTTGGCACTACTCTAA
- a CDS encoding tetratricopeptide repeat protein, whose product MENPIRKNRIFLETEEPKTSAYYGEEPDEFRPRRSYNKLAFFWGAMVLLVLLAFLAAGWYYYTHRPGDLAGGSFSGSKDLLAPKGDISRLLERPYLPEGSANPQLTKCINLYKERFTRQAFDYCTEFLNGPSTEQEKSVALTVLGVIHDEAGRFPLAIERLQKAVLFDPKNVHAYYNLTLAYKHNGQFADARSTAMKAKELAPDDPRIALLAGNLFNEINDPDAAIDAYKRGLSTAPDDPYLTYNLAVSYFKKGELPQAEEQFKLVILKSRGGKLSALSNAYLGNITYNRGDYGSAEHYFREAATLSPNDAKALYNLSVVLKKNGKMEEALKYLEMAKLAGASDPEIFRSIADSFEQLNQGEQSIDALHKGLKYNPNNLDLLFQLAETYYNRGDLLAAEETYRRIVDSTPGDSFTETALINLGVILDQMERYGEAVTYLNRVLDINPKNAKAYYNLGLVYKHTGNGVQSIENFRKSAYLDPTDIKPKEALGDYYLENKFYREAIEEYSALFKQKEDYYKVALKLAEAYAGSNQTSSAEKILLQILNQSKNSAELQQAHKKLALLYNKSKDPDLRNRAKDEAYRSAHMDPDDYEGRLVLTKILLDSNSVLDREKAIEELTAIVRSEVKPKTASTAYNYLGVAYYKNGEYKKAVRAFQNSIDLDPSNTEAYDNKRAASAALEGSSQREGVF is encoded by the coding sequence ATGGAAAACCCGATCCGAAAAAACCGGATCTTCCTGGAGACGGAAGAGCCTAAAACGTCCGCGTATTACGGTGAGGAACCGGATGAATTTCGGCCTCGTCGTTCTTATAATAAATTAGCCTTTTTCTGGGGTGCGATGGTGCTTTTAGTGCTTCTCGCATTCTTGGCGGCGGGTTGGTATTACTACACCCATCGTCCAGGAGATTTGGCGGGCGGAAGTTTTTCGGGTAGTAAGGATTTGCTGGCTCCGAAAGGAGATATCAGTAGACTTTTGGAAAGACCGTATCTTCCGGAAGGTAGCGCTAATCCTCAGTTAACCAAATGCATCAATCTCTATAAAGAGAGATTCACTCGACAAGCTTTCGATTATTGCACCGAATTCTTAAACGGACCTTCAACCGAGCAGGAGAAGTCTGTCGCGCTTACGGTTCTGGGAGTCATTCACGACGAGGCAGGCAGATTTCCTCTAGCGATCGAACGCTTGCAAAAAGCCGTACTCTTTGACCCGAAAAACGTTCATGCATATTATAATCTTACCCTAGCCTATAAACATAACGGTCAATTTGCGGACGCAAGATCCACTGCAATGAAGGCCAAGGAACTCGCCCCCGACGATCCTCGGATCGCTCTTTTGGCCGGGAATTTATTCAATGAAATCAACGATCCGGACGCCGCTATCGATGCGTATAAGAGGGGATTATCAACCGCTCCCGACGACCCGTATCTAACCTATAATTTGGCCGTAAGCTATTTTAAAAAAGGGGAGCTTCCTCAGGCAGAAGAGCAATTCAAGCTGGTGATTCTGAAATCTAGAGGTGGAAAATTATCCGCTCTTTCCAACGCTTATCTGGGAAATATCACTTACAATCGAGGCGATTACGGCTCGGCGGAACATTATTTTAGAGAAGCCGCAACTCTTTCTCCGAACGATGCAAAGGCCCTATACAATCTTTCCGTTGTATTAAAAAAGAACGGAAAGATGGAAGAAGCGCTAAAATATCTAGAGATGGCCAAGCTGGCCGGCGCCTCGGATCCGGAGATTTTCAGATCCATCGCCGATTCGTTCGAACAATTGAATCAAGGAGAGCAATCCATAGACGCTCTTCACAAAGGTCTAAAATATAACCCGAATAACTTGGATCTACTTTTTCAATTGGCGGAAACGTACTATAATCGAGGCGATCTGCTCGCCGCCGAAGAAACGTACCGGAGAATCGTAGATTCGACGCCGGGAGACAGTTTCACCGAAACGGCCCTCATTAATTTAGGCGTGATATTGGATCAGATGGAACGCTATGGGGAAGCCGTAACGTATTTGAATCGAGTATTGGACATCAATCCAAAAAACGCTAAGGCCTATTATAATTTAGGCTTGGTATACAAACATACCGGCAACGGAGTACAATCGATCGAAAATTTCCGCAAGTCGGCGTATCTGGATCCTACGGACATCAAGCCTAAGGAAGCTTTAGGGGATTATTATTTAGAAAATAAGTTTTATCGCGAAGCAATCGAGGAATATTCAGCTTTGTTTAAGCAGAAGGAGGATTATTACAAAGTCGCGCTTAAATTAGCGGAAGCGTATGCCGGTTCGAATCAAACATCTAGTGCGGAAAAAATTCTATTACAAATATTGAATCAATCTAAGAATAGCGCCGAGTTGCAGCAGGCGCATAAAAAGTTGGCCTTACTATACAACAAGTCCAAGGATCCGGATTTGCGAAATCGGGCAAAGGACGAGGCTTATCGATCCGCGCATATGGATCCCGACGATTATGAAGGACGTTTAGTTCTAACGAAGATACTCTTAGATTCCAATTCGGTTTTGGATCGGGAAAAGGCGATCGAGGAATTAACCGCTATCGTTCGTTCCGAAGTGAAACCAAAAACCGCATCTACTGCGTATAATTATCTAGGCGTGGCTTATTATAAGAATGGAGAATATAAAAAGGCCGTTCGAGCGTTTCAAAACTCCATCGATTTGGATCCTTCCAATACGGAAGCATACGATAATAAACGGGCCGCATCCGCCGCGTTAGAAGGTTCTTCTCAACGGGAGGGAGTTTTCTGA
- the nusB gene encoding transcription antitermination factor NusB produces the protein MSTSRRKSREIAVMALYQLELVKPPLSEVLKFKWYDKKIDKDERDFAVSIINGVVKNGEAIDTLIKKYSRNWDFERISPVNKCILRLSIYGLLNSMEIPSTVVIDEAVELTKEFESENSVPFINGILDSILQYETNRHGKPDPKKPDLPGDGRA, from the coding sequence ATGTCCACTTCCCGCAGGAAGTCCAGGGAGATCGCCGTGATGGCGCTTTATCAACTGGAACTAGTAAAACCGCCCTTATCCGAAGTCCTAAAATTCAAATGGTACGACAAAAAAATCGATAAGGATGAGAGGGATTTTGCCGTTTCAATTATAAATGGGGTTGTGAAAAACGGCGAGGCCATCGATACTCTAATCAAGAAGTACTCGAGGAATTGGGATTTTGAAAGAATTTCCCCGGTGAATAAGTGCATACTGCGCCTATCCATCTACGGGCTGCTTAACTCGATGGAAATCCCGTCTACAGTCGTGATCGACGAAGCGGTTGAACTAACCAAAGAGTTTGAGAGCGAAAATTCGGTTCCGTTCATTAATGGAATCCTGGACTCCATCCTCCAATACGAGACCAACCGACATGGAAAACCCGATCCGAAAAAACCGGATCTTCCTGGAGACGGAAGAGCCTAA
- a CDS encoding HEAT repeat domain-containing protein, whose protein sequence is MLSGGRRQARSIQEIRTRARSDLIRELPRILSNPNSREDTQFAILGLFSEIDDLDSLAPNWSGESEVLFKLTKNVELQKRILELAEKKKEKRLIYAVITGLTHTDYELRQIAYRCVQIMKDDRAMPNVLDLANSPNPIYREYFLESSVWIKDERVQNLINKFSSDESPALRRKFISTLQKNNLQDVRGLIPKMAAGDEDEDVRLQALEILKDRKNRQYISLFYKGITEQNHDLRAVCVEALFPFLDKSGAKAVSEQLSRETVNSLKIRLIDLLLELGNHGGGQGLIAVLENDKEPFLRSKAAEAVGKLGFNPGSTDLKRILDKEKNVDVKLSILRAVGDLKEKTTVPALITFASNKKEKLALRLQAVDTIRIIGDPECLPGLFDAYVFEKTPEVKQELERATRELLLIKTAR, encoded by the coding sequence GTGTTATCCGGCGGAAGAAGGCAGGCCAGGTCCATCCAAGAGATACGAACTCGCGCAAGATCGGACCTGATTCGAGAATTGCCTCGAATTCTTTCCAACCCGAATTCTAGAGAGGATACTCAGTTTGCGATACTCGGGTTATTCTCCGAAATCGACGATTTGGATTCGCTTGCTCCGAATTGGAGCGGAGAATCCGAGGTATTATTTAAACTGACGAAGAACGTCGAATTACAAAAAAGAATCCTCGAACTGGCCGAAAAAAAGAAGGAAAAAAGACTGATCTATGCGGTGATTACCGGCCTGACCCATACGGATTACGAGCTCAGACAGATCGCATATAGATGCGTACAGATTATGAAGGACGATCGTGCAATGCCGAACGTCTTGGATCTCGCCAATTCTCCTAATCCCATTTATCGGGAATACTTTTTGGAATCTTCGGTTTGGATTAAGGACGAAAGAGTCCAAAATTTAATAAACAAATTCTCGTCCGATGAAAGTCCGGCCTTAAGAAGAAAATTCATTTCCACACTGCAAAAAAACAACCTCCAAGATGTCCGAGGTTTGATTCCGAAGATGGCGGCGGGCGACGAAGACGAGGATGTTCGACTGCAAGCGTTGGAGATCCTGAAGGACAGAAAAAATAGGCAGTACATTTCCTTATTTTATAAAGGGATCACCGAACAAAATCACGATCTTCGGGCCGTTTGTGTAGAGGCTTTATTCCCTTTCCTGGACAAGTCGGGAGCAAAGGCAGTCTCGGAACAGTTATCTAGAGAGACGGTAAATAGTCTGAAAATCAGATTGATCGATCTTTTGCTCGAACTGGGGAACCACGGAGGAGGACAGGGGCTGATTGCCGTTTTAGAAAATGATAAAGAACCTTTTTTGCGGTCCAAGGCCGCGGAAGCCGTCGGTAAACTCGGCTTTAATCCCGGTTCGACCGACTTAAAGAGAATTTTGGACAAAGAGAAGAACGTCGACGTTAAACTTTCCATTCTAAGAGCAGTCGGCGACCTGAAAGAGAAGACGACGGTTCCCGCTCTGATAACATTCGCATCCAACAAGAAGGAGAAACTCGCGTTACGCTTGCAAGCCGTAGATACGATTCGAATTATCGGTGATCCGGAATGCCTACCCGGATTATTCGATGCCTACGTTTTCGAAAAGACTCCCGAGGTTAAACAGGAGCTTGAACGAGCGACTCGGGAACTTTTGCTCATTAAAACGGCTCGATAG